In Pelecanus crispus isolate bPelCri1 chromosome Z, bPelCri1.pri, whole genome shotgun sequence, the following are encoded in one genomic region:
- the F2RL2 gene encoding proteinase-activated receptor 3 isoform X2, giving the protein MKILVFTGLLSLTSSLFTTEFSLNGSAIKTVSLIKTFRGISARDYDYIPPYAIEGETTTIHIEERKCSSRKSNGSTLTEVNNTTLEYLNSSLSTKLIPAVYFSAVLLGVPSNAIILWMLLFRIRSVCTAILYTNLAVSDLLFCIMLPFKIAYHINGNNWIFGEMMCRTTTVVFYGNMYCSILLLTCISVSRYVAIVHPFTYKSLPKRAYAIAVCATVWTIVFLYMLPLCIMQQSYHVEQLNIYTCHDVHNACEMISSFQFYYYVSLVIFGFLIPLATIIFCYISIIRTLKTHEWFWYVKVSLLILTIFAICFVPSNIILIIHHINYYYYNTDGLYSFYLIALCLSSLNSCLDPFLYFLMSKIRSQSNVYLTMVKISREK; this is encoded by the exons ATGAAGATACTGGTTTTCACTGGACTGCTCTCTCTTACCTCCAGTCTTTTCACAACAG aATTTTCACTGAATGGCTCTGCAATTAAAACTGTGTCTCTTATCAAGACTTTCCGTGGAATTTCAGCAAGAGACTATGATTACATCCCCCCTTATGCTATAGAAGGAGAGACAACAACCATCCACATCGAAGAACGCAAATGCTCTTCAAGAAAATCAAATGGCTCCACTTTAACAGAAGTGAACAACACCACACTGGAATACCTGAACAGTTCTCTGAGCACCAAGCTAATACCCGCCGTCTACTTCAGTGCTGTTTTATTGGGTGTACCATCTAATGCCATCATTTTGTGGATGCTGCTCTTCAGGATCCGGTCTGTGTGCACTGCCATCCTCTACACAAACTTGGCGGTTTCAGATCTGCTCTTCTGCATCATGCTGCCCTTCAAAATAGCATACCACATCAATGGGAACAACTGGATTTTTGGGGAAATGATGTGTCGAACTACCACTGTGGTGTTTTACGGCAACATGTACTGCTCCATTCTACTGCTGACATGCATCAGTGTCAGCCGCTATGTGGCCATTGTTCACCCCTTCACCTACAAGAGCCTGCCAAAACGTGCCTATGCCATTGCGGTCTGTGCTACCGTGTGGACCATCGTCTTCTTGTACATGCTCCCGCTTTGCATAATGCAGCAAAGCTATCATGTGGAACAACTGAACATTTACACCTGCCATGACGTGCACAATGCCTGTGAAATGATATCTTCCTTCCAGTTCTACTACTATGTTTCTTTAGTTATCTTTGGGTTTTTAATACCTCTTGCAACTATCATTTTCTGCTATATCTCAATTATACGAACACTTAAGACTCATGAATGGTTCTGGTACGTTAAAGTCAGTCTTTTGATCCTTACCATCTTTGCTATTTGCTTTGTGCCAAGCAATATTATCCTTATCATCCATCACATCAACTATTACTATTACAACACAGATGGGCTGTATTCTTTTTATCTGATTGCTTTATGCCTTAGCAGCTTAAACAGTTGTCTTGatcctttcctttattttctgatgTCGAAAATTAGAAGTCAATCCAATGTTTATCTAACAATGGTTAAAATAtccagggaaaaataa
- the F2RL2 gene encoding proteinase-activated receptor 3 isoform X1, whose product MKILVFTGLLSLTSSLFTTASEFSLNGSAIKTVSLIKTFRGISARDYDYIPPYAIEGETTTIHIEERKCSSRKSNGSTLTEVNNTTLEYLNSSLSTKLIPAVYFSAVLLGVPSNAIILWMLLFRIRSVCTAILYTNLAVSDLLFCIMLPFKIAYHINGNNWIFGEMMCRTTTVVFYGNMYCSILLLTCISVSRYVAIVHPFTYKSLPKRAYAIAVCATVWTIVFLYMLPLCIMQQSYHVEQLNIYTCHDVHNACEMISSFQFYYYVSLVIFGFLIPLATIIFCYISIIRTLKTHEWFWYVKVSLLILTIFAICFVPSNIILIIHHINYYYYNTDGLYSFYLIALCLSSLNSCLDPFLYFLMSKIRSQSNVYLTMVKISREK is encoded by the exons ATGAAGATACTGGTTTTCACTGGACTGCTCTCTCTTACCTCCAGTCTTTTCACAACAG cttcagaATTTTCACTGAATGGCTCTGCAATTAAAACTGTGTCTCTTATCAAGACTTTCCGTGGAATTTCAGCAAGAGACTATGATTACATCCCCCCTTATGCTATAGAAGGAGAGACAACAACCATCCACATCGAAGAACGCAAATGCTCTTCAAGAAAATCAAATGGCTCCACTTTAACAGAAGTGAACAACACCACACTGGAATACCTGAACAGTTCTCTGAGCACCAAGCTAATACCCGCCGTCTACTTCAGTGCTGTTTTATTGGGTGTACCATCTAATGCCATCATTTTGTGGATGCTGCTCTTCAGGATCCGGTCTGTGTGCACTGCCATCCTCTACACAAACTTGGCGGTTTCAGATCTGCTCTTCTGCATCATGCTGCCCTTCAAAATAGCATACCACATCAATGGGAACAACTGGATTTTTGGGGAAATGATGTGTCGAACTACCACTGTGGTGTTTTACGGCAACATGTACTGCTCCATTCTACTGCTGACATGCATCAGTGTCAGCCGCTATGTGGCCATTGTTCACCCCTTCACCTACAAGAGCCTGCCAAAACGTGCCTATGCCATTGCGGTCTGTGCTACCGTGTGGACCATCGTCTTCTTGTACATGCTCCCGCTTTGCATAATGCAGCAAAGCTATCATGTGGAACAACTGAACATTTACACCTGCCATGACGTGCACAATGCCTGTGAAATGATATCTTCCTTCCAGTTCTACTACTATGTTTCTTTAGTTATCTTTGGGTTTTTAATACCTCTTGCAACTATCATTTTCTGCTATATCTCAATTATACGAACACTTAAGACTCATGAATGGTTCTGGTACGTTAAAGTCAGTCTTTTGATCCTTACCATCTTTGCTATTTGCTTTGTGCCAAGCAATATTATCCTTATCATCCATCACATCAACTATTACTATTACAACACAGATGGGCTGTATTCTTTTTATCTGATTGCTTTATGCCTTAGCAGCTTAAACAGTTGTCTTGatcctttcctttattttctgatgTCGAAAATTAGAAGTCAATCCAATGTTTATCTAACAATGGTTAAAATAtccagggaaaaataa